A section of the Chelmon rostratus isolate fCheRos1 chromosome 16, fCheRos1.pri, whole genome shotgun sequence genome encodes:
- the LOC121620019 gene encoding zona pellucida sperm-binding protein 4-like, translated as MAGVRVELLLLVVTGASLLVSVRGWERINETQLLHFYQTGQWGDAQSATTPDHSSEYDYGEDTPPEDVVPEVEAAATGDDFNPFTDHRFDEVDSGSRNWASSTEGGFQVEFEDAPPRSWTSGTDGGFQMEFVDVSPRTWTGGASSTELDVDCSQAGFEITLPMGPLNEMKVLGTKDLLSVVDAPASCGYNVNSFKNTLTVPFTGCNVKHTDSYSLQLLYVDEFGQMRVATASCEGSEGKLDPGLFPRSSGQPKSKCNYDSPSKAQNCAVTAGERVTCGNSGISSSDCEKMGCCVDSSTSACYYPLDECTGDQHFVFTIRSNSATIPVDPTKLVIPGSPNCKPVIANDKVAIFKFKVTECGARAYDVGETKIYLAEVQTIVQALNLKYGIITRRDPLRFMVECRYSKTGAAQQSLASVAYMVKTPSSSLPSEVVSNGLYAVELRIAKDQTYSSFLPSYHQPLRLLLGNPVYLELYLKSPKPDAVILVNYCIAYPRSAKNALVLVYEGCANPNDQNVSILQVSDLPKNRYQRRFTVKAFQFMDQKTNKYLDEEIYFMCSAEVCRPTEKMCEERCFDGKAP; from the exons ATGGCCGGGGTCAGGgtcgagctgctgctgctggtcgtGACTGGGGCTTCGCTGCTGGTTTCGGTCCGGGGATGGGAGCGGATCAACGAAACTCAGCTTCTTCATTTCTACCAGACAGGGCAGTGGGGCGACGCACAGAGCGCCACAACGCCAG ATCACAGCAGTGAGTATGACTACGGTGAAGATACACCTCCTGAGGATGTAGTCCCTGAAGTTGAAGCTGCCGCCACCGGTGATGACTTCAACCCTTTCACTGACCACAGATTTGACGAAGTAGACTCTGGTTCAAGAAACTGGGCCAGCAGTACTGAAGGTGGGTTCCAGGTGGAATTTGAAGATGCCCCTCCGAGGAGCTGGACCAGCGGTACAGATGGTGGATTCCAGATGGAATTTGTCGATGTGTCTCCAAGGACCTGGACCGGTGGTGCCAGTTCCACTGAGCTAGATGTGGATTGCAGTCAAGCTGGCTTTGAAATAACTCTGCCGATGGGTCcgttaaatgaaatgaaagttttgG GCACGAAAGATTTGCTGTCTGTCGTGGATGCTCCAGCATCTTGTGGTTATAATGTGAACTCTTTCAAGAACACTCTGACTGTACCCTTCACTGGGTGCAATGTGAAGCAT ACTGACAGCTACAGCCTGCAGTTGTTGTATGTCGATGAGTTTGGTCAAATGAGAGTTGCCACTGCGTCTTGTGAAGGAAGTGAAGGAAAGCTTGACCCTGGCCTGTTCCCTCGCTCCAGTGGCCAGCCCAAGTCAAAGTGCAACTACGACTCACCATCAAAGGCACAGA ACTGTGCTGTAACTGCCGGGGAACGGGTGACTTGTGGCAATTCAGGAATATCTTCCTCAGACTGTGAGAAGATGGGATGCTGTGTGGATTCTTCTACATCTGCTTGCTACTACCCACTGGATG AGTGCACTGGAGATCAACACTTTGTGTTCACCATTCGCTCCAACTCTGCAACCATCCCTGTGGACCCCACCAAACTTGTTATTCCTGGGAGTCCAAACTGTAAACCAGTCATTGCTAATGACAAGGTTGCCATCTTTAAGTTTAAAGTTACAGAATGTGGAGCTCGTGCCTAT GACGTTGGAGAGACGAAGATCTACCTGGCTGAAGTGCAGACTATTGTTCAAGCTCTGAACCTAAAGTATGGCATCATTACACGACGTGATCCACTCAG GTTCATGGTTGAATGCCGCTACAGTAAAACCGGGGCTGCTCAGCAGTCACTGGCGAGTGTTGCGTACATGGTCAAGACCCCATCTTCCAGCTTGCCATCAGAGGTCGTCTCCAACGGTTTATACGCTGTTGAACTGAGGATTGCTAAAG ATCAGACTTATTCAAGCTTCTTGCCCTCTTACCATCAGCCCTTGCGACTGCTTCTTGGCAATCCAGTCTACCTTGAGTTGTACCTGAAATCTCCAAAACCAGATGCAGTGATTCTTGTCAACTACTGTATAGCTTACCCTCGCTCTGCAAAGAATGCTCTGGTGCTTGTTTATGAAGG atgTGCCAACCCTAACGATCAAAATGTGTCCATCCTTCAAGTGAGTGACCTTCCCAAAAATCGCTACCAGAGGCGCTTCACGGTCAAGGCCTTCCAGTTTATGGAtcagaagacaaacaaatacCTTGATGAAGAA atCTACTTCATGTGCTCTGCAGAAGTTTGTAGGCCGACAGAAAAGATGTGTGAGGAACGGTGCTTTGATGGAAAG GCACCATAA
- the dus3l gene encoding tRNA-dihydrouridine(47) synthase [NAD(P)(+)]-like: MEKAADEAVEKRTDVAVKGEALIKPEFLTTKEKFHGFVDSEWQGPKGEKASENDKVEETSVEEPDAKKLKLDPEERNKAGKPDGKRHRGQNKSRPHIKPTTYDEKRLCLSVIQDNRECPFGDKCCFYHDVAEYLATKPTDIGESCYLYDTFGKCTYGLSCRFAKAHTTPDFKTMENAELIKAYEGRSVVKNVLSKDLQNRLRKHSVAFNKSAEYLKTLSNNKDKREQPGNGDACAAELSADQTGGEQHVSPEAEKQPQASQDKQPPVKTVGPLTDVDVIKLRPCEKKPVDFQDKLYLAPLTTCGNLPFRRVCKRFGADITCGEMAMCTNLLQGQQSEWALLKRHESEDVFGVQVEGCFPDTMTRCAELINNNTDVDFVDINSGCPIDLVYKKGGGCGLMTRTRKFEQIIKGMNYVLDVPLTVKIRTGVQEKSNVAHKLIPEMKKWGISMVTLHGRSREQRYTKLADWDYIKTCSELASPVPLFGNGDILSYEDAMKARDTGVSGIMIARGALIKPWIFTEIKESRHWDISSSERLDILRDFTNFGLEHWGSDTRGVEKTRSFMLEWLSFMCRYIPVGLLERVPQKINERPPYYMGRNYLESLMASQHVGDWVRISEMLLGPVPKNFNFLPKHKANAYK, translated from the exons ATGGAAAAAGCGGCGGATGAAGCCGTTGAAAAGCGGACAGATGTGGCAGTAAAAGGTGAAGCTCTCATCAAACCAGA attCCTGACAACCAAAGAAAAATTTCATGGGTTTGTAGATTCTGAGTGGCAGGGCCCAAAAGGAGAGAAGGCCAGTGAAAATGATAAGGTTGAGGAGACGTCTGTTGAGGAACCGGATGCTAAAAAGCTAAAACTGGATCctgaggagagaaataaagCAGGAAAACCAGACGGTAAAAGACACCGGGGACAGAATAAGTCAAGGCCTCACATAAAGCCTACCACCTATGATGAGAAACGGCTGTGTCTCTCAGTCATTCAG GACAATAGAGAATGCCCCTTTGGAGACAAATGTTGCTTTTATCATGACGTCGCAGAGTACTTGGCCACTAAGCCCACCGATATCGGAGAAAGCTGCTACCTCTATGACACATTTGGAAAGTGTACCTACGGCCTCTCCTGCCGCTTCGCCAAGGCTCACACTACACCTGACTTCAAAACCATGGAGAACGCCGAGCTAATTAAGGCCTACGAGGGCAGGAGTGTGGTGAAGAATGTCCTGAGCAAAGACCTCCAGAATCGTCTGAGGAAGCATTCAGTGGCCTTCAACAAGTCAGCAGAATACCTCAAAACACtttcaaacaacaaagacaaaagagaacAGCCGGGAAACG GTGATGCTTGTGCAGCTGAATTATCTGCGGATCAGACAGGAGGGGAGCAGCACGTGTCTcctgaagcagaaaaacag CCACAGGCCAGCCAGGATAAACAGCCTCCAGTGAAGACTGTTGGCCCACTGACGGATGTCGATGTCATCAAGTTGCGCCCGTGTGAAAAGAAACCG GTGGATTTTCAAGACAAACTCTACCTTGCTCCTCTAACAACT tGTGGAAATCTGCCTTTCCGTCGTGTGTGCAAGCGCTTTGGAGCAGACATCACCTGTGGGGAGATGGCCATGTGCACAAACCTGTTGCAGGGGCAGCAGTCAGAGTGGGCCCTCCTGAAGCGGCATGAAAGTGAAGATGTTTTTGGCGTCCAG gtggaGGGCTGCTTCCCCGACACCATGACGAGGTGCGCCGAgctcatcaacaacaacactgatgtTGACTTCGTGGACATCAACTCTGGATGTCCCATTGACCTTGTCTACAAAAAG GGTGGAGGCTGCGGCTTGATGACACGCACCAGAAAGTTCGAACAGATAATCAAGGGAATGAACTAC GTTCTTGACGTTCCTTTGACAGTCAAGATCCGCACAGGTGTTCAGGAGAAGAGCAACGTAGCACACAAGCTCATCCCTGAGATGAAAAAATGGGGCATCTCAATGGTCACA TTGCATGGCCGGTCCAGAGAGCAGCGCTACACAAAGTTAGCTGACTGGGACTACATCAAAACCTGCTCCGAGCTGGCTAGTCCTGTCCCACTTTTTG GTAATGGAGACATTCTGTCCTATGAAGACGCCATGAAAGCCAGAGACACTGGAGTTTCTGGGATTATGATTGCAAG AGGTGCTCTCATTAAGCCCTGGATCTTCACCGAAATAAAGGAGAGCAGGCACTGGGACATCTCGTCCAGTGAGCGACTGGACATCCTCAGGGATTTCACCAACTTTGGTCTGGAGCACTGGGGCTCCGACACGCGAGGTGTAGAGAAGACCCGCAGCTTCATGCTGGAGTGGCTCTCCTTCATGTGCAG GTATATTCCAGTGGGCCTGTTGGAGCGAGTGCCTCAGAAAATCAACGAGCGACCTCCGTACTACATGGGCAGAAACTACCTGGAATCACTGATGGCCAGTCAGCACGTTGGGGACTGGGTCAGGATCAg TGAAATGCTGCTTGGACCTGTACCGAAGAACTTTAACTTTTTGCCCAAACATAAAGCGAACGCCTACAAGTAA
- the LOC121620138 gene encoding transcription termination factor 1, mitochondrial yields the protein MAAVSGMRALLGLHRSIMFQCCSGLTQVQLKATYLPRGLCSSDTKGNEPKLPVNTENESLLENLNLMGVDVKMARQRQPGVLRKTFTNEQGLAQFLKSKGASSKVVASIISRYPRAITRSLEHLDQRWELWRNIFKTDAEIVTILDRSPESFFRSSDNAELKKNITFLTSLELDTKVLHRLLTTAPRTFSNSLELNRQMVEFLEDICAELGGKNPQQFPKAVISRNVYILTRSTKRVKTNIEILRTSLKLDDSELLALFQGPGAEILGLSNQYLRKNFNSLQQKMVSLRCQKADIKKLIISYPMVLYPGPNTLSSKLDCLLKGGITITQILEKPKVLDYSTQNIIGRLEELKRVGYDFQKNGISVLDSSRKRFAAKIERLAASPDD from the coding sequence ATGGCAGCAGTATCTGGAATGAGGGCCCTCCTTGGCCTCCATCGATCAATAAtgtttcagtgctgctctgGGCTCACCCAAGTACAGTTAAAAGCCACCTACCTTCCCAGAGGGCTTTGCAGTTCTGATACTAAAGGTAATGAGCCAAAGCTGCCAGTGAACACAGAGAATGAATCTCTGTTGGAGAACCTGAATCTCATGGGCGTTGATGTGAAGATGGCACGCCAGCGTCAGCCCGGGGTGCTTCGTAAAACCTTCACTAATGAGCAAGGTCTCGCTCAGTTTCTGAAAAGCAAAGGTGCCAGCAGCAAAGTAGTCGCCAGCATCATATCCCGTTATCCCCGTGCTATCACCCGCTCACTAGAACACTTGGACCAGCGCTGGGAGCTGTGGAGAAACATCTTCAAAACTGATGCAGAAATAGTGACCATCCTGGATCGCTCACCTGAATCTTTCTTCCGCTCCAGTGATAATGCAGAATTAAAGAAGAACATCACTTTTTTGACCTCACTGGAACTAGACACCAAAGTCCTCCATCGGCTGCTGACCACAGCGCCGCGCACATTCTCCAACAGTTTAGAGCTCAACAGGCAGATGGTGGAGTTTCTGGAGGACATCTGTGCTGAACTTGGCGGGAAGAATCCACAACAGTTTCCTAAAGCTGTCATATCCAGAAATGTTTACATTCTCACCCGAAGCACAAAGAGAGTCAAGACAAACATTGAGATCCTGAGAACTTCTCTTAAGTTGGACGATTCAGAGCTGCTTGCTCTTTTTCAAGGCCCAGGGGCAGAAATTCTGGGCCTTTCCAATCAATATCTGAGGAAGAATTTTAACAGTCTTCAGCAGAAGATGGTTTCACTTCGCTGTCAGAAAGCTGATATAAAAAAGCTGATCATTAGCTATCCAATGGTTCTGTATCCTGGGCCGAACACGCTGAGCTCCAAACTGGATTGTCTTTTAAAAGGAGGAATAACAATAACACAGATACTGGAAAAGCCTAAGGTCTTAGACTACAGCACACAGAACATTATAGGGCGGCtagaggagctgaagagagtGGGATATGACTTCCAGAAGAATGGCATCAGCGTGCTGGACTCCAGCCGAAAGCGATTTGCTGCCAAGATAGAAAGACTTGCTGCCTCACCAGATGATTGA